In the Glycine max cultivar Williams 82 chromosome 6, Glycine_max_v4.0, whole genome shotgun sequence genome, aaatattacgTTAATCTTATcatgttctttttttcttctttgcatTTCCTCGAACTATGGTTATGATGTATTTCGTGTTTATATTGTCTTATGACTGTCGGTTCGTTTTTGTGAGTTTAATcgctcttcattttcttcttagttaagttttttttacccCGTGTGCCTTACGTTGCAAAGGGTATACGTTACCTATTAGAAAGAAAGTGAATGTAAAATGTAAACGACATGTCAAGAtgcacaaataattttaaaatgattcaatttGATATCATTTCCAAATGTCTTGGAATGATACCGTACTTTGCAAAGGGTGTACTaccttttagaagaaaaaaaaaagtgaatatgaaatgtaaataaaatgttaaGACTTAAGAAGCACAAATAATCTAAAGTTTATTCAACTTGATGTCATTTCCAAGTGTATTGACTTGTCTTGTATGTGTACGTGTGTTTGTTGTGCTTTTTTATTAGCTTTCTACTTGCCGACTACAGTGAAGCTTAATTGtcattatgttttgttttgtcaTGCTCTATGGGTTTACAACTCTTATTCCTCAGGATCtctaaattttatcttaattgaaaaattcttatgcctaatttttataattaataacaacaataaaatcTTATCTCATCAGATAAGATGGTAAGATCAGTTACATGAATCACATACTTTCTTCCTTGTATGATTAAaaccaaactattttttttgaaGCTATTAAAACCAAACTTTTATAATCAACACATGttcttattcttaaaaaaataaataaactgttGGAAAACATGTTAGAGAAGAAAAGGTTGggagaaaatataagaaaaatccaTTATCTGAAAGTGAGAAcgtgcatggaaatagtatatgAAGGAAGTGAAGTTTATATGCAACATGTTTTGAGTTAACCACTCCTAACAAATGAAATAAACTTGCTAACAAAATTGTGCCAACTAACTTTGAGTTAACCACTAACTCTGGTAATATAAACTATTTAACATAAGTAAATGGCTATAAAAGGAATTCCACGTTACGTCGGTGGACCACATAGGTTTTGTTTAAGGAAACAATACTTTTAAAGTTTGTAGTTATATAGGAAATTGCAGACGAGTCCGCATAATGAGGTGTTGTATAAAAATGTAACACTATGTCATTGTTGTTCAACTgttcattgttaattttttgtgttTCTATACTGAACAGTATTAGTCAGGAGCTGAAAAAAAACTGCCTCCAACGGTCATGAGAAATTGGTAATATCTCAAGAACAGCAGGCAAAGGTATGTCcaattattttgcattttttgtatattaacaAAGATACTTTTACTCTTGTTGCATGTGAACTGAAAATATCAAGCAGCAATGTATAATAATTTGCTTCCTTCCAGATCAATGAGGTGAGAAGGTTGATAGGGCCACTATCTGATAAGGAATCTTTGTACTGTTCTGATGCTTCCATCTCAAGGTATTTAAGGTTGCAATATTGGAATGTCAAGAAGGCAGCTCAAATGTTGAAACAGAGCCTCAAATGGAGAAAAGAATACAAACCTGAAGAAATTCGCTGGGTAGGTTACTAATtgccttcaattttttttttgatgaattttaatttttaagaggaCCTGAGAGAATACCAGATTAAACTGCGAAAGAAGTGTTCATAGCTCAGCCATATCTATGACTGCTTaccttgttttgttttgttttggttaTATCTAGCAATATTCTAGATAAACTACCAGTAACTGATTTTGTTAACATATTATTGTCTCGCGTGGAATGTGTGATCTGGACATGCTTTAGGCTCGTGTCAATTTTCACGCAGTGATATTTTATTCTGTAAAATGTTATTTCACATGGATTTCTCCTTAATGCAGGAAGAGGTTGCTGAGGAAGCAGAGACAGGGATGATGTATAAACCAAATTATCATGACTAGTATGGGAGATCAGTGCTTGTAATGAGACCTTGTCGCCAGATTTCTTCTGAGAATCACTTTCAatatctatctttttgttttggcACAGTTAtgcttatttaattaataaggaTGTAATCGTATAAAAGTCAGACTCAGCGCTTGGaatgaattaaaatgtaataatgAGAATAAGAGATGTATTACAGTACCTTAGTTTTCCATTATATGCTGTATTTTGATTAGTTGGAGCCCTTGCAGAAAGAAACTTTGATAATCCACAAACTCTGTTTATTAACACTTTTTTTCGAGTAACGTCATCCATGTTTCTCGGTAACTAAATAAAAGGCTTTTCATCATAACACTTGTATCTTCTATATGGTGTTTATATATACATGCTGCTTTGGTATAGGCAATATATGATATATCTGCATCGACTTGGTGAAGTGTTAAATGCAGCTTGCAAAGTTAATGAGTGTATGCTGACTACTTTGGATGACGCTGGAGGATTTATGGTCTTTTCTCCTAActgatgcatttttttttttttttgcaaagattatttttgttagtgtgtgtgtgcgtgtgcattgttgatttttaaattgtgatgtTAGCTGCTATATAAGGGTGATTATGAATCTAGGGCCATTTGTAATGTGAGAGTGAATTGCTGCAGACGGTAAAGCTCTTTTAGAGACTGAGACTATTAATAAAGTTTGGCTATTCGAACGACCACAACACAAAGAAGATTATGGAGGATTTGTTTGATAAGGATAATCTTGAATCTGCATTTGGTGGGAATGGTAACACAGGAGTTGACATAAATAAATATGCTGAGAGAATGAAAGACGATGACAATAAGAAGCATTCTTTCTAGACACAGGCCAAGTCTATGTCATCAGTTGCACACAATGCTCCTCTAGATTCAATCAGGTTAGATGCAGTTTCTGATGCTTCTAACACTGGGAAAATAGACTGTTCCCCTGTTCCTAATTGATCAATACATCATGGTTGCTCAAAGGGACAGAAATGCCGTGGCATTGTGGAATGAGAAATTACATACCTAAATTAGTGTTGATTCAACTGTAATGCAGCAAGATGCTATGACATATATTCAAGACACCTAGTGTCAACTTCATGTATGATTTatgatgataaataattttgtctTGTGCCCCGAAGGTTCTGAGTTTTGAAACAAGCAAGAAATGCAAGCTTATGCATCAGCTTCTCGTGTGATTGACAATATTTTTCCTCATAAACAGggataaattttaagtaattttaaaaaactaaaaacaaataaataaaacctaCTATCAACATAAGTTTTCTTATCTTCGTTGCATATGAAAGGAGGGAGAAAATGAGATGTACAAGAGTAGTCAAGGAAAAGTAGGAATGTAGggagtttttataataaaactttcaaaatatCCAGTAAAATCCACAATAGAATTGATTTACAATTACAATTATCATAATGGACCTGAACTGCAAGTGTTACAGTGTTTCCACATTTATAAGATGCATCAACAAGTTCTTGGAAATAGTCAGCTCGCTCACCATATGAGATAAACATacataaaaaatggaaattCATCTCTAGATATACTGATTCAACACTGTACTCGCACATCGAAAACAACCTAGCTTTAGGACAAGTGCAAATATTCTATGTACCTAACACAGTGCCACTGAAAACATCTTCCCCCTTTGTGATTCAACTGTGACATTCCTGATTAAATGTGAATGTATTTCCTGAAACAGTGAGAAAATGCAATTTAGCATATTAATATagaagcaaaagaagaagaaaagaatcgGTGAGTGTTTACCTAAATAACATATCATTGGAACATGTCATCCAACTTCTGCTTGTAAAGAGCCAAACGCTGGGAACAAGTAGAGTTGTCAGTGCCTTGCCAAATTAATGACTAATAGAGCATCAGTCCAAGTAACAGATGATTAATGACTAATAATAGATCAGAGCTGCCAGAAAGTGCCAACATCATCcgtatacatttaatttttgtgcTCAGTACCAAAGTGCAGTCAGAAATTTGAGGAACAAATGCCACTTTTTTGTTGGTTTCAAAAGCAGTCTAGAAATTCGCATATAATTGAATTTGTTATCAGAAACTAATCACTGCTTGTTTTCAGTTATGTGTTGCCCATGCTAATCAACCAGACTAGTTGGAATCAAAGGAAAGTTTAAATAACAATTTCTCCCAGATGAGAGTAACAGTGAGGCTTTCTTAGTTTAACAAGAAGaacaaataacaataacaatcatAATAAGTAGTAACATAGTGCTTAGAGACACGTGACAAATAATTTCACAAGCAAAAGCATTTTTATGTTCTATTCAATCTATTGGTAGAGGACTAAAAGTGCCATTGCAGTCTTCCAGACAAATAATATCTATTGTTAAACATTTCATTAGAAAAGAGAAGTGTCTTAAAAGGGCTATAAACAGCATACCCTAGTATAGGCATAAACTCCAGCTTCGGAAGGTCCTATGGGACTCCCCCTCCTAATGAATCTTccctctttgaaaatgtaaagcaTGGGAATTCCAGTTGACAGTTCCAAACTAATGACCTGATGAaaggtgaaagaaaaaaatcataactaTGTATGATAAGCAAACTTATGAGCCACAATAATTCTGAATAACCCAGTCACCTCTTGGGAAGTTAATTTATCAAGGTACATGATAATGGATCTCAATGAATTCCCATGGGCTGAAATCATAACATTCTTTCCAGATAAAAGTTGAGGTTCAATCTGCAGAATTGATGTCAATAGCATCAGTCCTTTATCAGCGTTATATGATGACTTCAACCATACAAGAAATTTGGCCATACAACATATATCAAACTACTACATAGTTCCTCTCCTGCATATACAGGCTTGAAGCTACATTAGTAGCATAAAACACCAAACATATAGCAAATACGTAACTGAACTAAAGCAGAGTTACAGAGTTGAGAGGAACACCTAGTTTAAAGATTCACCACATTTCTGGAAAACTTGAACAtcaaatttaacacacaaaaatgAGGAGGGGAGGGTGGATGTAATTTACAAATgagaattctttttaaaaaatgaaacaaaaatgaaaaaactaaatttCCACTTACTTGATCTCTGAAATAGGCAACTGCTCTTTCAGCACACATTTCCAAACTTTCACCATTTGGAGGAGGTATGTCATAACTTCGTCGCCACTCATGGACTTGTTCTTTCCCATATCTGTCTGCTGTTTCTTGCTTATTGAGACCCTGCAGCTCCCCATACCTGAAAGGATAGCAATTATGTTATACCAATAGTATGTTAATCTTATTCATGACATTGTAAAACAGAAATTTCAAACACTGGAAGCAGGAAAAAGATTACTACATTCTTTCATTTAGTTGCCAAGCTGCTATGACTGGAATGGACTGTTTCTTTGTATCTTCACTAAACACTTGACTCCATGACCTTGCTTGTTCACTCTCATTATGCATAAAGATAGGGACCTGCTGGGAAGTTGAGGATTTAGGAAATAACATTTGAATACTATACTGCAgcagataaatttttttttcaaatggtcTAGAATAGAGTTTATGTATGTAATCAGCAACAAGCATAGCAAAACCTGTCAATTTTTGCATTAACCAATTTTCTGGATTGTGGTGTCAGTATAAATAGATCAAAATTCCTGTCTTTTCAGTTAAGCACTAGAGATTTGGAATATGGTATGCTTATTCATATGACCGAAGCTTTCTAAGGAAATATTAGTTGCATATTGTGTCAGTGTTGACAGCAGAAAAAAGGTATCCATTTGTGTTACCTTCCCACGACGGTGCTGGGTCATGGCAAGCATGGCTGTCATTTGTGCACGAATCAAAGCCGATGTAAATATGACATCAACAGGAATGCTGCTAATTCTTTGTCCAGCTTCAATTGCCTCATCTATACCCTTCTTGCTGAGAGGGACATCAACACACCCTGTGAATAAGTTCTTCTCATTCCATAACGACTCACCATGGCGAATAAGGATTAAAGCAGCTTCATCTGAGTCAGAACATATTGAACAACAGTTAGATAACACCCAACCGACAACTTGAACTGCCTGAATGTTGCAACCACCTCAAACTTGGTGAATCCAACTTCAAGAAAGCAATAAACATGGACACATTTAGCAAAGAAGGTCATCCAGCAATAAGTATAATTGACATGAGCATTTATCTTACTTGATTTCTTGTGAGTGTCACCAATGTTGCTTCTTGAAGGGGACAACACTGGATCAACCACTGATGTTTGCGAAGCTAGGGATTGAATTACACAACAATTCCTCTGGCCAGAGCGGTTACTTCTTCTCGTTGACAAGCCATTACTGCTGATAAAATCCCTAGCCACCAATCTTACTAAattgttttgatgtttttggtgattatttaaattattcagATAAGAATGGGACTGCAAAGTGCCAATAGCCTGGTAATATACTTCAGCAGCCATTAtctgaaaattgaaaacaaacagcTGAGAAAGACAAAACCACTTTAGAGTTGACAATTCAGGAACAGGGCAACAGTGCTTGGTTGCTGTGGTGCACAAGAGATGTAGCTAACATGTAGGTTTATTTAGTATCATGATGTACCCTCAAATATTTGAATCAAGGAAGCAACAAAAGGATACTTACTTGCTTAGAAGAATGTTCAATGccagaaaaaacaaagaaaaaaaactacctTACATCACTATCTAAATCATCATAGCCATAgggaaattagaaaaatgatttCAAATAAAGAGATAGCAGATCTATAAAAGGAATATAGCAACGAAACAAGAGAAATCCCACATAGAAGTTTGATAcgtaaatagaaaaataatgagaaagttcctttttttttaattttacaacaaGTATTAAGTCAAAAACCACGAAAACAAATGGAATCAGCGTACCCCAGATGCAAGTAATCAAAGAAAAGAGTTAAACGAAGAAGCAAGACAAATGTGAAAGAGAATATAATGACATTAATATACCAGGTTTATATAATAGACGTAGTGAGGAAAACGAGGTGGAGGCAATGCAAGAGTGCGTAGAatgagtttattattattatgatagaatgtaaggaagaagaagacgaTGATGGAAATACAGAACAGAAGCAAAGGTAATGTCCAAGGTAGTTGTAATTGTCAAGAGTCTCAACTGGCACGAGAAATTGACACAGCATAGAaatacaaagaagaaaaggtggtaggtttgtttgtttgtttgttgtgcacaaaaaagaaaaagggtgaAAGTGAAACACCAAGAGCAGTGCACAACTCTTCTCTATATGGTGGGCTTGATAGTTGACACACAAATGGCACGTGTTTATGTTTATGTCATCACATACCAGTTCTTTGAAGACCAAACTTGACAAAGGCAGTCTCTCCCACCAACCCTCCCTTTGCTAGTATCACTGTTTTAATTCAACATTTCAACGATGAGATCAATGgccttgaaattgaaattttcaaaggctataaaatataaattaaccaTGCTCGCGTGTTACATACAATAAACAACAAACAACTACCACATCGCTTCCGGTGGCTGCAATGGAATATGCCCTCGCATTGTGCGCCTGCCTTGAATCACCCATTTTCCTCCTGTACCAAATGAGGAATGGAGTTCTATCTTGGGCAAAATTTAGATGatttttctaaatgtttttaaagaaataaaataactcatattttaaTACATAAGCAATTACATTCAAATTGTGTGAGGTTTCTTTATGTAATATTAAAGAGATTAATTGATgtactgaaaatatttttatacaggCATTCAATAAAATTTGATCACTTTATTATTAGCTCATCATATTTATTGTTATGatgttttgaaaacaaaaacaaattattgttATGATGTGATATTTAACATTGACGATAaatataagttaattaaaatatttttttaaaagaaaagccaCCATCTTtgtcattaaataattttaaatcatttgactgtactttcataaattattttatttattttattaaaattaatatgttgaCTAATTGTTACTGCCTCTAGTGTTtatcataagaaaaaaatgattttacatttattaaaaaaaaattaagtaatatcaagaatttagttaatttatttaaattatgttaatcttaaaacaaaaatgatttttttgaatGATCTATCTAAAAGAAGAGCTTGATTCTCAATATATGTCAAATTTTATTGGATTAATAATAATCATGCATTATAAATAAGATTAGTCTATTACTTAgtggattaaaaaatatttttggactgtctgataaaaaaaaatcattgattgACACTTGATAtcaaacttaaaaagaaaaagtgttttCACCTTGTTAAATGAATGggattttaaatatattctcaAGACAAAGTTATGTCCCTTAATAtcaaactttattattattattattattgagggCCTCctttatattgaaaaatattggTGATTGTGAAAAGTATTAAAAGGACAAAAAATCTAGCTATTCACAAACTATTAGATTCGATTTCGATATTTgtctatatatacaaaatattattagaaagaATTTCCACTTTTTAACACTGAATGATACTCTAAAacgtttgaaatttgaaattagatCAGTGAATCCTCttcgaaattttaaaaaaatgaaaaacaatttcaaatgtgaataaaatagttatatataaccaaaatgttattttttattgataaatataatcaaaatatgtttttgctaAAATTTATGTCCTGAAGGGTTGCACACAACAGCATTTGTGAACTTTCCAGGTTTCAAATGGACGTAATCATAATCCAACCCAACATGCCCCAGCCCCCAAGACCTGACAAGTTCACTGCGGCTGTTGCTAAGCGCACCTAGTAACTGTGTGCGATTCCTGTTTTGCCCTTCCATGGTCCaaacgattttttttaaatttttttttaaaatatactttacgaattaatttaaaattaatagccCAAGCAGGAATCAAACCTATGACTTTTGCATTGCTAACACAACACTTTAACCAACTAAACTAATacatcaattatgttataaaataattaatgctatatataacactaaaatttctaatatatatttaattcacatgtaaatttagataataaattttggtgTTATTTatagcattaattattttataacataattgatgtATTAGTTTAGTTGGTTATCGTGTGTTTATTGACATAAATCTACTAATTTATTTGTTGACCTTATTACAAttgattttgatctaataacgtatattttttacatatataaattttaaataaaaattataggtttcataaaaattcatatatgtaaacatattaattattatatcaaaattaattgtcacaaaatttattatctaaatttacattagatatacattaaaaaatttaatgttatatataacaacattaattattttataatataattgatatattaacTCAGTTGATTAGAACATCGTGCTAATATGTTAATAATGTGAAAGTCACATCCGTATGAAACTTACGGATTCATAAGCCTCATACGAATTGACCAATTGGTATGAGACTTATGAATTGCCCAATCCATATCAGTTTTAGGGAAGGACAAATAGAAAATCACACACAATTGCTGTGTGTACGGCAATTGTGCTGGTGCGAGAACAGCCTGCGTCATTGTTTCGTGGGCTACTCATAAATTATGGGCTCATGTTTCTCGTTGCTTTGCTGCCATTTCTTTTTGCattcctcttttttctctttgcaTATCcacttactttttttatattcccaTTCATCTCACCTTTACACTCCTCCCCTTCTTACAACCTCCCATAAGAGAAACTATTAAGTGGTTATGGTTCCTAATTAATCATTACATGATACGTAATTgagtaatcttatttttttgtgcAAATTGAAAAACTTAAATACATATCATATAGAAATTGGTTTGAACCGTGAACACTTGGTGGTCCTAAACTACCGAAGAATGTTTCCTCACACACCGCACAGGAAGTACACATTCTTGTTTTAAGCCTTAGATACGGATCCCTTACCATTTTGTAAGTCAGGCTTATGATGAATACTCAGTGCTATTGAGCATAATTCTCTGCTTACTAGTGTGCTCAATATTGAACTGTATTTCTTGTTGTGTGAAGTGGTGGTATGTAGCTCCATAGCATAATTTAGGAACTTACACCTGAACACTGTTCATTGAATGCTCCTAAAAATCTGACCATATAATCCGAATTCCTTGCTCTTTAACCATGAGAATTGAGAAATGCATCACAGGTGCACAATGCACTGGAACTTAGAAGTGCATACTTGCTTGAGAGAATCTTCATAAGAccataactttttatatttgtatcacCGGTTCACTGTCAAAAGGGGAAATTGGATTATCCTCTTGAAGCTCAATGATACTTCCTAGTTTTTTAAGTTAGCAGACTCATCTCCATGGATCTGGACCAACTATGGAAATTTGTTTCAGAGAGGTGAAACTAGCACCATGGAGTTCTCATTTGGGTGAATGTAAAATGGATTAGAAGGTTCTTGAGCACCGTCCACTGTGCACATAGATAATTTATGAGTGCTCATTGTGAGAAAATCAGAGAGTAGAATCCTCTCCTACTAGGCTAGATAAATGAAAGATGCTAAATGAAAAGTTTGAGTGTATTCTTTGTTAAACTCTAATTTATTCCTGTGTTAAGCTAACTGAGAAATCAGAAAGATAAATTATTACAGTCTGATTCAGATATTACCAACTGTACATGGTAGGTTGAACTGACTTTTAAAGAGAAACGTAGTCTATAATTGGTTGCTTCAATTGCTTGTATCAGCTGTGTCCTGTGTGGGCAGCTTGAGCTGCTGTATTACTCTATGTTTCTTGTATAGGAACACTAAATTTTTAACCAATACTTATTTCTACAAAATGTCTAagctatttttttgttatatatgacTGTGGACAACGACGcaattaataatgaaaagacaaaaacaattaGACCAAAACAAACCCAACTAAAATAGATGTCGTTCGAAATCAACCCAAACCGCGACCACACACTTTTGCTCTTGTATCGAAGTGATTTGTGACTCAAATGCTACCATCAAAACGTTAGGAAGAAAATGTAGGAACCTTAGACAGCCACCAACGGTCATAAAACTTAACCCTCAAAagcctaaagaaaaaaaaatgtgactgATTTATTTCACAATCAAGCCCTGGTACTAGTATAATCTTAATGGAAGCAAATCAATCCAAGAGCAGTGGCCCTTCCTAGCAAATCaatattcttgattcttgacgaAAAACAAAACCCATCTACAATGAATGCAGATATAAAAGAATAGTTTATTATAACGACACAAAATAGACTACATCATCCTCATAGTCCAGGATAGATCTTGatgtaataatataattaagcaGGGTCGGTCCATCAACATATATAACATGATAATATGAAAATGTCGAGATAAGACTCCACATCAAGATTGAATTAAATAGACATTAGAAAACCCAAATCGAAAGTAGATTAATAATAACAGTATTACTGAAATTAATTACGTAATTAATTCTCATTGTCGAACTCCTCGTATTGCCTGAGGACCTCAGCACAGCCAGAAGCAACCTCCTGAGACATGAAGCCCATGGCATTGGCGAACCTATCATCGGATGCAATGCCGTTGTAGCGGGTGAGAATAACGACGGCTTCGTCGCGGCCCGGGGTGACTTCCTTGCATTGAGGGTGAGGGCTGCTTACAAGCTTGGCACTGCATATTTGATCTGCGTGATCCTCGTCCACGTACATTGTGTATGCTCCAGTTGAGTCAGTGTACCCCTTCTTGGTGTACACAACCTCGTTGCTAACCCTGCTCTTGCATTGCAACATAATCTCAGCACCTGAAAACAATCATTAATCAAACAATACGTGTGTTACAAACTAGCAACAACTAGTAAGGGAATGTTTGGATTCACAttaaatcattcaaaattaccttagttttaaaataaatgttcacATGTTTAGTGTCACACTAAAGAATTGATTCTAGATCTAAAATTAATTGAGTGAAAGTGACTTAGGTTGTTTAAGATTTTGTGTTTGATAAAAAGTGTTATACTAATATTACTTTTAAGGTGCTTCTACAATAAAAGGatgcaaaaacaaattattttactcaaaATCAACTTTACAagatcaatttcaaattttgcaAGATCAACTAcactcaaatttaattatacaaaacTCACCCAACACGCtgtaaataacaaaacaaacaaaaggggCAGTCTAGTAACAAGAAGCTGCTAACATCGTGTTGAAAATTTTTACATGACAACAGTAACGAAACACT is a window encoding:
- the LOC100802621 gene encoding 2,3-bisphosphoglycerate-dependent phosphoglycerate mutase 1, which gives rise to MAAEVYYQAIGTLQSHSYLNNLNNHQKHQNNLVRLVARDFISSNGLSTRRSNRSGQRNCCVIQSLASQTSVVDPVLSPSRSNIGDTHKKSNEAALILIRHGESLWNEKNLFTGCVDVPLSKKGIDEAIEAGQRISSIPVDVIFTSALIRAQMTAMLAMTQHRRGKVPIFMHNESEQARSWSQVFSEDTKKQSIPVIAAWQLNERMYGELQGLNKQETADRYGKEQVHEWRRSYDIPPPNGESLEMCAERAVAYFRDQIEPQLLSGKNVMISAHGNSLRSIIMYLDKLTSQEVISLELSTGIPMLYIFKEGRFIRRGSPIGPSEAGVYAYTRRLALYKQKLDDMFQ
- the LOC100499710 gene encoding Protein DOWNSTREAM OF FLC-like precursor; its protein translation is MASRAVLLLAMCVLPAMVVAIRPAKNPFCVKGRVYCDPCRAGFETSATTYIAGAEIMLQCKSRVSNEVVYTKKGYTDSTGAYTMYVDEDHADQICSAKLVSSPHPQCKEVTPGRDEAVVILTRYNGIASDDRFANAMGFMSQEVASGCAEVLRQYEEFDNEN